The Daphnia carinata strain CSIRO-1 chromosome 9, CSIRO_AGI_Dcar_HiC_V3, whole genome shotgun sequence nucleotide sequence ATAGGCAATCTTCTACATTCGTCAGCTCTGCTGAGCAAGATCCGTTGCCGGGAGAAAATCAACAGCCCTTGGAATTGACAGGCAAACAAGCAAATCTTTCTTCGtcacaaattgaaaattgtgTTACAACTTATCACACTACTAAACCACATCTATTCAAATTGGTAATGTGCTCTCGTCCATCAACAAATTTAACACTAGacaaaacatacaaaaaaaacgtaatgTCATATTTGTATTTGATTCTATAGCCCGAAAATTattcaacaggaaaaaaagggaaaaggaatcGAAATGAGAAATTTATCAGCTCATCATCAGTAACCAGCCAGTATTGTAAAATCTTTCTTTTgagaaaagaagtaaaataaattgtaatggtCCTTCTGATTTAGCCGAAAGCGCCAACTTCTTCAAATCCAGAATGCAGAACAACCGTCTTCTTGCCATGATGTaagatttgaaaatgaaaacatagGAAACGTCTCAAAGGAGAGGAGAATACCTAGGTTGGTGCCCATAACACCAGTTTTAGGTATGATATAGATATACTATACTGGTGTGCTGATTTTCCATCGCAGAATGACTTTGAACTTTAGCAACGCATAATATTCATTTTACTAGATTGCCTTTCGGAATTCGCCAATCTCGCCTGTGCCAATGGTCTCCTCACCTTGACAATGAAAGACGATTGCGGACATAGGTGGGTGGAGGTTCGACAATCTGCCACCTCCTTTCGTGTACCGAAGCATGGTTACCCTGCACATTTAACGCGACTCGTTGTTGACTATAGTCTGCAATATTTCGTTGAAGTGCTTGGCCATTGTGTCCAACATGGATCACTTCATTGTAACAGCAACAATCGCAGCCTGAATTATCTAGAAGCTACATCAGTTTTGAGTGCTGTGAACGGCAAATACGTAGTCTGTGCCGGAGTGGAAGCTATTCCGGATAGAATGGCTGATGAATTTCGTCCGAAAGCCGTCCAGGAATTTCAAACGGCAAAAAATATGTGTCTTACCCTTCCGGACCACAGATACA carries:
- the LOC130688195 gene encoding uncharacterized protein LOC130688195 isoform X1: MDLDFNSKTLRGNKVTMTDDAQQSRFKLTSTVPKTRLGLSLAERIKVIEARQMGKSMRQLATQFGCGKTQILNTLTQKERYIHEWEVMGRNNPSIGARKRFRHSRNEKINRSVHDWYQQQTASGIRVTGPMLQNQARHYATQLEISNFGASNGWLANFRRFYNIVSSYTHLKKQNPNITFHQYHPTAKNKNVADHQSTSSKFHESSEFVPVIPVCDTYDRQSSTFVSSAEQDPLPGENQQPLELTGKQANLSSSQIENCVTTYHTTKPHLFKLPENYSTGKKGKRNRNEKFISSSSVTSHRKRQLLQIQNAEQPSSCHDVRFENENIGNVSKERRIPRLVPITPVLDCLSEFANLACANGLLTLTMKDDCGHRWVEVRQSATSFRVPKHGYPAHLTRLVVDYSLQYFVEVLGHCVQHGSLHCNSNNRSLNYLEATSVLSAVNGKYVVCAGVEAIPDRMADEFRPKAVQEFQTAKNMCLTLPDHRYRSNQCAKWIDNQLGPNCGACKEATIEFSTAPMDLRCTPSNHK
- the LOC130688195 gene encoding uncharacterized protein LOC130688195 isoform X2, encoding MPLLLVLQGNKVTMTDDAQQSRFKLTSTVPKTRLGLSLAERIKVIEARQMGKSMRQLATQFGCGKTQILNTLTQKERYIHEWEVMGRNNPSIGARKRFRHSRNEKINRSVHDWYQQQTASGIRVTGPMLQNQARHYATQLEISNFGASNGWLANFRRFYNIVSSYTHLKKQNPNITFHQYHPTAKNKNVADHQSTSSKFHESSEFVPVIPVCDTYDRQSSTFVSSAEQDPLPGENQQPLELTGKQANLSSSQIENCVTTYHTTKPHLFKLPENYSTGKKGKRNRNEKFISSSSVTSHRKRQLLQIQNAEQPSSCHDVRFENENIGNVSKERRIPRLVPITPVLDCLSEFANLACANGLLTLTMKDDCGHRWVEVRQSATSFRVPKHGYPAHLTRLVVDYSLQYFVEVLGHCVQHGSLHCNSNNRSLNYLEATSVLSAVNGKYVVCAGVEAIPDRMADEFRPKAVQEFQTAKNMCLTLPDHRYRSNQCAKWIDNQLGPNCGACKEATIEFSTAPMDLRCTPSNHK